The Sulfurospirillum diekertiae genomic sequence GAATACAAACTTTATTTACATGTAAAGTTTAAAGATTATTTTGTGCGGATTCGACTTTGACGATGCGATAGGCAATCGCGTTTTGGAAAATGAGTGCATAGTCGTATTTGCAGGAGATGATGCCATCACACGGTGAGATGATCGTTTGAATGAGTGTACCATCCAGTGAGTTGAAAATGCGTGCTAAGGGTTGACCATGTACGACAGAGTCACCAATGTTAGCAAGCGTATCAAAGAGTCCTGCAGCGGTACATTTAATTGCTTCAATATCATTTTGCATCACAATATTGCCGTGTGAACCTTCAAAGGTTGAAAAGTCAATCAGCTCTTTTTTCACTAAAAAGCGTACAATCGCATCAAAGACTTTGTTGGCTTCATGCTTGCGCAAAGTTCCTTTTTTCCCTGAAACGAGCGAAAATGCTTTGGCATTCCAGACTTGCCAGTTGTAAGTTAAAGAGACCGTGTCATTGGGGCTCTCTTCTTTGACATGAATAAAATCAAGCCCAAAAGCTCGTGCATCATCCACATAGTTCAAGCTTGACTGTAATATCTTGACATAAGGAATACACTCGGAATGATCCTTCCTCGCTTCCAGTAAAATCGCGTAGTCATAGTTATTGGTTTTTTCAAATAATCGTGCAGCAATGCGTTGGGTGGTTTCGCCTTTTTCGTAACCTGGAAACATTACATCAATATCGGTGTTATCCAGTGGCCAAAAATTCTTCCCCATATTAAAGGAGTAGGGGTTGACTGTGGGCACAACAAGAATTTCACCTTTAACAAAAGCGGCATTGGCGAGTTCTTGTTGACGTAAAAAACGTACCAACTGTGATGCAACCCAAAGCTGATCAATGGCATTGCCCATCATAGGGCCTACAATAACGCAACTGGGTACTGTGCCCTCTCTTCCAAAACGGAAGCCTTTGACTTTGAGAGGATTGCGACTTAAAGAACTTATCTCAAATAAAACTTCTTCTTTCATAGGGTAGTATCCTCTTTTGGGTCTTCAAGTATACGTGCAAGAAGTGAGCCTTCATACACAACAGGGTATTCACGAATGGTAAATAATAGCCCATTACACGGGCTAATAATCGTCTCTTCAATCGTTCCAGAGAGTGGGTCTATAATCTCGCCGAGTTTTTCGCCTTTGAGAACGGTGACATTGTGTTCTAAAATAGGGATGAAAATACCCGGTTTTGAAGCGTTGACAAAAAAGACTTCAGAATGTAGGTTTGAAACCATCGTTTTAGTCGTTGGAAGCACAGGTCTATCGATGATACCCACATGTGCCAATAGGTTTAAAATACCTTTGGTTAGGCTTTGTCCGTACTCTTTGGTGATGCGCATTCCTACACCCATCTCTACAACGAGTGTTTTAGTTCCAAGTGAATTCATTGCATGGGCAAAGGTAGATTCTAAAACAGTGACAGCATCGTACACCCAAATAAACTCAATGTCGAGTTTTTCTGCTAAGGGGATAAGTTCATCGGCGGTTGAGCGACTAATGCGCACTTGAGGAAGTTCGCGTAAAAAGATGTTGCTCGCATGAATATCGATGGCAAAATCACTGCCTCTAACCGTATCAACAATGGCACTCGCCACTTGCGCAGGCAAAAAATCAGAGGTATTCCCTGGAAAATTACGATTGAGATCGACATCGTAAAAAGGAAAACCTCTCGTGATACTGTCGATGCCCATAGGGTTCATGGAAGGGTAAATGTCCACAATGCCTTTAATGCAATGTTTATTGGTATTGAGCCATTTTGCAAGCAGATAACAGACGTATTGTCCTTCGATCTCATCGCCATGAATACCTGTGACAATAGAGATGCGTTTGGTTGACGTGCTAATGTCTTCCGGCGCAAAACGGTTACGTCTAAGCGTTAAGGTTTCATTGACCGGCAAGTTAACATTAAAGATCTCTTCAATCATTGCTCATCCTTACCAATTCTGCCTGTAATCTCTAAGATATGCTGACGTTTACCAATGTAACTGCCTCGATGGGTTTGGCACTCAGAAAAATCACGTCCATGGGCGATCTTAATATAAGGTTCATCATTAATCAGTGTGCCATTGAGTGGGTCAAACCCTCTCCAGTCTCCATCAACAAACGCTTCAACCCATGTATGGGTTTTGTTGATACCATCGATAAAGCCGTTGACAAAGCGTGCAGGTATATGACTTTGTCGTAAGAGCGCAATTAAAAGATGACTAAAATCTTGACTCAATCCCTCTTTATAGAGTAAAAAAGTCTCCAGTCCTTTGGCTTTACTGATCTCAATGGGTTTAAACTGCTCAAAAAGTGTTTGAGTTAAGAAATACGCTTTTCGAAAATCCGTTACAGGGAGTTTGAGTGAACGGGAAAAATCGTGCAAAACCATGCTAAATGGAGCAAGTGTAGAGTACGGAAGATAAAGCTCTACTGGCTCATTATCATGATAAACATAAGGTAAAAGTTCAATCTCACCTTCCATGCTCGCTTTAAGCGCACGATGAGGTTTTCCGATAAACCCATAGACCAACTGGTTACCAAAACCATCTCGTGTCTTTTGATAGGGAATCGTATCATTTAAAGTGAGCTTCCAATCAATAAGCTGTTGTATCGCATTGGTGTGAGGCACTATGCGTAGACAAAAATGATGGTTGCGTACTGGCTCATCAAATGTGAGCGTAAAATCATAAGAAAAATTAACTTTCATGCGTTGTTGTCAATGCCCCAAATACTGAATTTATCGTTTGTAATGTTTTATATCGATTGCTTGAAGAGAGCGCCACACGTTTATGGTTTGGACGCACTTTTTCGGCAATGCTGTTGAGTTTTTCAACATCCAGTAACGCCGCTTCAATGCTATCGTAAAGGCGAATATTTAAATCCATACGTTCCACTACTTTTCCCAGCTGAATCAACGGTGCTTCTTTGGCTTCCACCAGTGAAAGCTCAAAATTACCCCAAATAGAATCAAGCTCTTTTAAGGTTCCCTCTAGCCAATACAGTGAAACGGTACGCTCTTCTTTGGCTTTTTGATACGCCAAATAAAGAGCATTAATACGACTAAACATACGGTTCGAGAGGTGAGATCGCGTCAAAATAGCATTTTCACGTGCACTATTGACTGTATCGCACAGGCTTGCATACTCCAAATCAAAAACAGTTTTGCGCAAAAACATTTGCGCTGAGTCATAGCTCATTTCAATGCCAAGTTTCTCATAAAACGTTTTGGCTTCATCAAAATTTTCATCTAAAATTTTATCAAATAACTCAATGATTAAGCGAGTCATACTCTCAGCTCTTTGGATATAACGACCCATCCAATAAAGATGTTCAGCGCTTTGTGGTGCAATAAGAATCATCGGTTATCCTTTAAAATCCACGTATCTTTAAAACCGCCACCTTGAGAAGAGTTGACAATGTAACTGGTTGGATCCATAGCAAAACGCGTGAGCCCTCCTGGCCAGACAAAAATATCTTCGCCGTAAATTGAAAACATACGAAGATCGGCTTTTCGCGGTGAAAAAGATCCATTGTCATCTAAGCATTCGATGTCATAAAACTCAATGACCTCTTGTGCAATGAAACGTCTTGGTTCTGCAATAATAGCATCTTTTAATTTTTGACGCTCATTTTTGGAAAGGTTGCATCCAAAAACAACGCCATATCCACCCGCTTCGGCAACATCTTTGATGACTAACGTACGCATATTTTGCAAGATATGGTTACGATCTTTCTCGAAAAATGCCAAATAAGTAGGGGCATTTTGCAAGATCGGTTCTTCATTCATATAGTATTTAATCATCGCAGGCACAAAGTAGTAGATACCTTTATCATCCGCGATGCCATTTCCGATGCTGTTCATGAGGGCAACATTGCCTGCACGATACGCTTGCGTAATGTTAGGCACACCAATTAAAGAGTCTGGATGAAACTCAACAGGATCAAGCGCTTCATCATCAAGTCTTCGATAAATAGCGCCTACACGTGCTTTTTTACCATTATAGGTTTTAAGATACACTTTATCTTTTTCCACTACCAAATCTTCACCATTGGCTAGAATAGCTCCGCTGGCTTTGGCAAGGTAAGAGTGTTCATAAAATGCAGAATTATAACGACCCGGTGTTAAAATGACATTAATACCACCCGTGTTGACATAGTTCATCGCTTTCTCAAGCTTTTTAGGATAATCCTGTACCCCTTGAATCGGCAGTTTTTCAAAAAATTCTGGAAAGACTTTACGTGTCAGCATACGAAGTGAAAGTGGGTAACTCACACCACTGGGAACTCTGAGGTTATCTTCGAGAACAACCCAGCCATCGCCAACGCTATTTTTGACAAGGTCTATGCCGCTGATGTGTACGCGAATGTTCTTTGCCACAGGGGTGTTGGCAAAAGCGGGTAAATAAGCTTTAGATGAAAAGACAAATTCGCTAGGGATGATGCCATCTTTAAGAATTTTTTGCGCTCCATAAATGTCTTCCAAGAAGAGATTGAGAGCATGAATGCGTTGCTGTATACCTTTTTCAAGGTAGGTAAACTCTTCGTGCGAGACAATACGTGGAATAATGTCAAAGGGAAACTTACGCTCTATAAAAGCGTTGTTTTTGAAAAGGTTGAAGTTGATTGCTTCGGTGTTCATGTACGTGAGCAACTCTTGGACGCGGTTCTTATCGATTGTATTTAAGATGCTTTTAAAGGCATCATAAAGGGGACTTTCTGATTCAATCATAACGATGGCCCTTACCCTTTCACTTAAATTGTGATGACACAGTTTAGCACAAAATTAAGCACAGAAAGAGGAAAATAGAGGACTTTTTTGATTATTTTTTAAACAATAATAAAAGTGTGACAAAATCTCTCTACTATCCATGCCAAGCATAGGCAAAAATGAGTCCTTCGATTAAAAAAAATAGTGCAAAAAAGGAGGTTCCATTTCAAAGAAACTTCCATCGGTGTGACGTTTAAAAATTTGGCGGTCATCAGTGACATTCCTGCAAACGGTGAGATGATAAACGAGATAGACGCCGACAACGTCAAAATGAGCGCAATGGAAACGGAAGAGAGTGGAAGCGAAACCGCGAGTAAAATTTTGCCAAACATCACCGCAAGTACCAAAGGATGAATGCCACAAACGGCGATAAGTATAAATAGAAGAGGAATGATGATGATGGAGTAAAGACCAAGATGATTGACGCTTCCTTGCAGAAGTGGTTGGATGTGGCTTAATATACCGCTATGATCGACGGCTCCTGCAAACAGTCCAACTGCAATAAAAAAGACTGAAAAATCGGTCGCCTGTGTAATGCCACCTTTCCAATAGAGACTTAAAACGCTCTTGAGTTCGGCATTTTTGAAAAAAGAGACGATCCAAATCGTTGAGACAAGAAGCCCTGCAAGTAAAATTCTCCCTGTTGCCGAACCGATAGAAAACGCCTCAAACAACGAGATCAACACTAAAAGAGCGATGACGACAAGAATAATGTGCGCTGTTTGCTTTGGTGCGTTTTGGGCAACACTCGATGTCTCAGGCAGAGGTTTGGTAACGATGGATTTATTTAACCCTGAAAAGTGTTCCAAACCATAAGAGGTCAGTAACCCGATAATGCTTAAAAGTAATCCTGGAAGAAATAGCTGTGACCACGAAACATGGGTGACTTGCATCACGAGGAGCATGATCACCGCCCCCGGAGCCCAAAAAAGCACAAGCGCATACCCTCGCATAATGGCGGTTGCAAAAAAGCGTTGGTGGTCACGAACATTATTTTTAAGCGCTTTATTAAAGAGTGAAACCATTACAGGAACGGTTCCAAACAGCAAAAAACTGGAAAAAAGGTTGGTGACAAGCATGGCAAAAAGGTAGAGTGAACTCTCTTTTTTAAAAAGCTTTTTGAGCCAATACTCAATGGTATCGCTGTAATGCCCGACTTCAATGGGAATGGCAAAAAGCTGCATTACCACGATAATGGCGATGATGTTGGTCATAGAAGTGAGTGAGCTTATCCAAAGGGGAAAAGGTAGTTTATAATAAACAAGTATGCTAATGCCTAAGGCAAAAAAGATCAGGGTAATGGTACGAAACCCTTTTTTTTGCATGAACAGACCCAGCATAAACAGAAGCGCAGTAAAAAACGTCAAAAGCTCTAAATTTACTGGCATAAAAAGTTTGATGACATGTAAAAACGTAATGACCAAAAGAGCCATTTTACAGAT encodes the following:
- a CDS encoding M14 family metallopeptidase, yielding MKEEVLFEISSLSRNPLKVKGFRFGREGTVPSCVIVGPMMGNAIDQLWVASQLVRFLRQQELANAAFVKGEILVVPTVNPYSFNMGKNFWPLDNTDIDVMFPGYEKGETTQRIAARLFEKTNNYDYAILLEARKDHSECIPYVKILQSSLNYVDDARAFGLDFIHVKEESPNDTVSLTYNWQVWNAKAFSLVSGKKGTLRKHEANKVFDAIVRFLVKKELIDFSTFEGSHGNIVMQNDIEAIKCTAAGLFDTLANIGDSVVHGQPLARIFNSLDGTLIQTIISPCDGIISCKYDYALIFQNAIAYRIVKVESAQNNL
- a CDS encoding M14 family metallopeptidase, which produces MIEEIFNVNLPVNETLTLRRNRFAPEDISTSTKRISIVTGIHGDEIEGQYVCYLLAKWLNTNKHCIKGIVDIYPSMNPMGIDSITRGFPFYDVDLNRNFPGNTSDFLPAQVASAIVDTVRGSDFAIDIHASNIFLRELPQVRISRSTADELIPLAEKLDIEFIWVYDAVTVLESTFAHAMNSLGTKTLVVEMGVGMRITKEYGQSLTKGILNLLAHVGIIDRPVLPTTKTMVSNLHSEVFFVNASKPGIFIPILEHNVTVLKGEKLGEIIDPLSGTIEETIISPCNGLLFTIREYPVVYEGSLLARILEDPKEDTTL
- a CDS encoding transglutaminase family protein, whose product is MKVNFSYDFTLTFDEPVRNHHFCLRIVPHTNAIQQLIDWKLTLNDTIPYQKTRDGFGNQLVYGFIGKPHRALKASMEGEIELLPYVYHDNEPVELYLPYSTLAPFSMVLHDFSRSLKLPVTDFRKAYFLTQTLFEQFKPIEISKAKGLETFLLYKEGLSQDFSHLLIALLRQSHIPARFVNGFIDGINKTHTWVEAFVDGDWRGFDPLNGTLINDEPYIKIAHGRDFSECQTHRGSYIGKRQHILEITGRIGKDEQ
- a CDS encoding alpha-E domain-containing protein — protein: MILIAPQSAEHLYWMGRYIQRAESMTRLIIELFDKILDENFDEAKTFYEKLGIEMSYDSAQMFLRKTVFDLEYASLCDTVNSARENAILTRSHLSNRMFSRINALYLAYQKAKEERTVSLYWLEGTLKELDSIWGNFELSLVEAKEAPLIQLGKVVERMDLNIRLYDSIEAALLDVEKLNSIAEKVRPNHKRVALSSSNRYKTLQTINSVFGALTTTHES
- a CDS encoding circularly permuted type 2 ATP-grasp protein, whose translation is MIESESPLYDAFKSILNTIDKNRVQELLTYMNTEAINFNLFKNNAFIERKFPFDIIPRIVSHEEFTYLEKGIQQRIHALNLFLEDIYGAQKILKDGIIPSEFVFSSKAYLPAFANTPVAKNIRVHISGIDLVKNSVGDGWVVLEDNLRVPSGVSYPLSLRMLTRKVFPEFFEKLPIQGVQDYPKKLEKAMNYVNTGGINVILTPGRYNSAFYEHSYLAKASGAILANGEDLVVEKDKVYLKTYNGKKARVGAIYRRLDDEALDPVEFHPDSLIGVPNITQAYRAGNVALMNSIGNGIADDKGIYYFVPAMIKYYMNEEPILQNAPTYLAFFEKDRNHILQNMRTLVIKDVAEAGGYGVVFGCNLSKNERQKLKDAIIAEPRRFIAQEVIEFYDIECLDDNGSFSPRKADLRMFSIYGEDIFVWPGGLTRFAMDPTSYIVNSSQGGGFKDTWILKDNR